From the Montipora capricornis isolate CH-2021 chromosome 2, ASM3666992v2, whole genome shotgun sequence genome, one window contains:
- the LOC138024382 gene encoding uncharacterized protein produces MSNRDVRATSPQLLVEVTPLNQYGFIENSGRNEVLDCENESGPSEVVEKRTAFVFKALQCAGLIGGERSRKFALLVSVTMWLPPISLAVCVSKNPIMSSPSGLPTVLLFSGLALSHHFGALYGFRNQERLRRNIYLAFQRANFCRTCVIVTVVFGILTLPYLALLVYLYVMQPIRPVPWLQITVVYFFGYIYCALASVGINLAFSTACSVIKIRINDFKRKFQTWSEGLSEALTEYQELCDFMQEEIDAIKWWLRVNVICFFVIWLVNFHLWQILASREGEADIVRLVFYNCSWSNPLPMSELWLPSRLITVCEILFSSLVFFFFMSPLFWAAMVTVHCNRFREWVNRTQVRTDERPLGNFSVTSLDFFINRVQMATYFAFRLFGINVTKVLISVTGFMTTVQFVLTIATKKLFAS; encoded by the coding sequence ATGTCAAACCGTGATGTTAGGGCAACTTCTCCTCAACTACTTGTCGAGGTCACTCCGTTGAACCAATACGGCTTTATTGAAAACAGCGGAAGGAACGAGGTGTTAGACTGTGAAAACGAAAGTGGGCCTTCCGAGGTTGTGGAGAAAAGAACGGCGTTTGTTTTCAAAGCGTTGCAATGTGCGGGTCTGATCGGAGGAGAGAGATCAAGAAAGTTTGCCCTTCTTGTCTCTGTGACGatgtggttacctccaatttctCTTGCTGTTTGTGTCTCGAAGAATCCCATTATGTCTTCTCCCAGCGGTCTGCCGACTGTGCTTCTGTTCTCTGGCCTAGCACTCTCACATCATTTCGGTGCTCTTTACGGGTTCAGAAATCAAGAACGATTGCGAAGGAATATTTACTTGGCTTTTCAGCGAGCGAACTTTTGCCGGACGTGTGTAATCGTGACAGTCGTATTTGGGATTCTAACGTTACCGTATCTTGCCTTGCTTGTGTATCTTTATGTCATGCAACCCATTCGTCCCGTGCCATGGCTTCAAATCACGGTAGTTTACTTTTTCGGTTACATTTACTGCGCGTTGGCAAGCGTGGGGATAAATCTGGCGTTTAGTACAGCCTGCTCCGTTATCAAAATCAGAATAAACGATttcaagagaaaatttcaaacaTGGTCTGAGGGCCTGAGCGAGGCACTGACCGAGTATCAAGAACTGTGTGATTTCATGCAGGAAGAAATCGACGCAATCAAGTGGTGGTTGCGGGTAAatgttatttgcttttttgtcaTATGGCTGGTCAACTTCCACCTCTGGCAAATCCTGGCCTCCAGAGAGGGTGAAGCGGATATAGTCAGGCTGGTGTTTTATAACTGCTCATGGTCAAATCCTCTTCCGATGTCAGAGCTCTGGCTGCCAAGTCGCCTCATCACCGTCTGCGAGATACTCTTTTCTAGcttggttttcttcttctttatgtCGCCGCTGTTTTGGGCTGCAATGGTGACGGTGCACTGTAACAGATTTCGTGAGTGGGTGAACCGTACGCAGGTGCGGACGGATGAGAGACCTCTGGGTAATTTCAGTGTAACCTCGTTGGATTTCTTCATCAATCGTGTTCAGATGGCAACGTACTTTGCGTTCAGACTGTTCGGCATCAACGTGACTAAGGTGCTAATATCCGTGACTGGTTTCATGACAACGGTGCAATTTGTTTTGACCATCGCAACCAAGAAACTGTTTGCCTCGTGA